CGTGTGCCGGAACGGCTCGCGAGCGAACACATTGGACAGGTGGACCTCGACGAAGGGACGACCGGAGCCGGCGAGGGCGTCGCGGAGCGCCACGCTCGTGTGGGTCAGGGCGGCGGCGTTGACGAGCCACGCATCCACCGCGCCGGTGTTCGCCTGCACCCAGTCAACGATCTCGCCTTCGTCATTGGACTGGAGGAAGATGAGCGAGGCGCCGCCCGCGTCCGCGCGCTCGCGCAGGAGCGACTCGATCTCGGCCAGTGTCCGCGTTCCGTAGTGGTGGGGCTCGCGGCGCCCCAGGAGATTGAGGTTCGGTCCGTTCAACACGCCGATGCGGATGGATTCGCGCACCCGCTCAGTCCGATCCCGCGGGAGCTTCGCCGTCGAGGATTCGGCGTAGCTGCTCGCCGATCGACTCCGGGACGGCCGGATCCGCTGCCTCCGTCGCCTCGGGCGCGGGCGGAACCTCCCGAGGCTCCCCTGCCTCCCCCGCGCGGCGGCGCATCTCGGCGATCGCAGCGATGAGTTCGGCGTCGTCCGGGTTGCGGGAGAGCATCTGCTCGTACACGACAATGGCGCGGTCGAAGAGACCCTGGCTCGCGTACAGTCCGGCGAGCGTCGAGGTTTCGATGCTCTTCGTCGGAACGGGTGCGGCGCCCGCCGCATCGCCCATCGGCGCGGCCCGCCCAGCGGCTTCAGCGCCCCGCCACGTTTCCTCGAGCACCTCCAGCCAGTCGTCCGTCGAGGAGCCGCCGGAACCGTCCGCCTTCGTCTCGACGCGCTCGACGCCCAGCGCGATGCAGGCGAGCGGGTTCGCGGGATCGAGCGTCAGGATGTGCTCGAATTCGATCCGCGCGGCCTCCTCGTCACCGAGTTCGAGCAGCACGCGGGCGTGGAGCAGGCGCGCGTCCAGATAGTAGGGGTGTTCCCTCAAGCCATCCCGGATCACGGCCAGGGCGCGTTCGCGCTCCCCCGCTTGCCGGTAGAGATCGGCGAGGCGCGCGAACGTGTGGGTCCGCGGCTCCGATTCTCCGCGGCGCAGGAGCTGTTCGATCTCCACGGTCTGGTCGTCGGCGGCCACAGGCTTCGCAGGGAGAAAAGCGGCAGGTTCGGGCCTTCCGACCCAGTCCCCGGCAACATACCGACCGTTTTTTTTGGTTGTCAACGAACGTCGCGGGAATGCGGTGGGGCTCCTGTCTTTCGTTGCCCGGAACGCCGGGCCGGCGTACGTTTTCGACCGATCACGGGACCGACGCGTTCGGTCGCGTTTCCGGCCCCGGCGCGGCCGCGCTCGGGCGACTCGATTCAAGACGACAAGGTGGGTTCGGCGTCTCATGTTCATGCGGAAGATGCGCGGCAGCGCGAGCCTCGTGATGGGCATCATGGCCGCGGCCTTCGTGGGCTGGCTGGTGTTCGACGGTATCAACGCGATGCAGGGAGGGAACCTCGGCGGGCAGATCAACCCCGTCGTGGGGCAGGTCGGAGGACAGGACATTCGCTACAACGAGTGGAACATCTTCCTCCAGAACCAGCTCGCGGTGAGCCGCGCGGCCGATCGCGGCATGACGGATGAGGACGTACGCGTCGTGACCGAACGGGCCTGGGAGAGCCTGATCAGCGCGACGCTGATTCAGGCGGAGCTGGACCGGCTCGGCGTCAGCGTCTCCGACGCGGAGGTGCGCCAGGCGTTCTTGACGCAGCCACCGCAGGAGATGTTGAGTTATCCTGGGTTCCAGACGGACGGGCAGTTCGACATCGACAAGTACCGCCGGTTCTTCACGGACCCCGCGACGGACGAGACGCAACTGCTGCAGATCGAGGGTTACTACCGCTCCATCCTTCCGCGCGCGAAGCTGCAGACGCTCGTCCAGAGCGGCATCTACGTGTCCGAGGAGGAAGCGTGGCGATTCTATCGGGACACGAACGAGCGGGCCCGCGTCCGTTTCGTGCGGGTAGACCCGGCCCTGACCGTGGAGGACTCCGAGGTTTCCGTTTCGGAGGACGAAGTCCGGCAGGTTTATGACGAACGCGTGGATGAGCTCATCCGACCCGCCAGCGCCCGCGTGAACCTGGTCAGCATCTCTCTCCGACCCTCCGTCGCCGACTCGCTCGCCGCCCGCGAACGGGCCGCCGCCCTCGCAGACCGTGTGCGGGGGGGCGAGGATTTCGCCGAGGTGGCGATGGCGGAGTCCGCGGATTCGATCTCCGGCGTCGAGGGCGGCTTCATGGGCAAGCGTCCGACGAGCGCCTTCGACCCGCGGCTCGCCGAGGTAGCCGCGGACGCCCCGCTGGGACAGGCCACGGACCCGGTCGAGACGCCGTTCGGGCTGCACGTCCTGCAGGTCGACGAGCGTACCGCGGACTCCCTGGCGCTACGCCAGATCTACGTTCCCTTCGAGATTTCCGGCGCCACCGAGGACTCGGTGTTCACGCTTCTCGACGACCTGGAGGATCTTGCGCTGCGCACGGACCTCCTGACCGCCGGCGATTCCCTGGGAGTGACGATCCGCACCGACGTACAACTCCTGGACGGCGTGGACTTCATTCCGGGCGCCGGCCAGCTGGGGGTGGCGAGGGAGTGGGCCCTCGGTCCCGAGAGCGAGATCGGGGATCTGTCCGACTCGTTCGAGAACCCGTCGGGGTTCCATCTGCTCGAGCTTCTCGGACGGCGGGACGAGAGCACGATTCCGTTCGAGGAAGCCGGGGTCGGGATTCGCGCGGAACTGCTCGTGGAGAAGAAGAAGGAACGTGCCGCGGAAGTGGCCGGCGGTCTGCTCGCCGCAGTCGCGGCGGGAAGTTCTCTCGACGAGGCGGCGGAGGAACTCGGGTGGTCGGTCGAGGAGACCGGGTTATTCCGCCGGGGCGACTTCGTCCCGGGACTCGGCCAGGGCACCGAGGCGGTCGGATTCGGATTCGGGGCCGAGGTCGGCGAGTTCAGCGGCGTCCTCGACGCCGGTGATGCGGTGGTCGTCGTGGAGGTACTGGAGCGTGAAGAGACCACGCGGGAGGGGTTCGACGAGGTCAGGGATGCCGTGCTGGGGCAATTGAGCTTCGAGCGTTCCCAGCAGTACGTGCAGAAGTGGCTGGTTGCGCTTCGCGAAGACACGGTGGTCGAGGATCACCGCGCGAGGCTCCTCCTGCAGCAGGACGCCCAGCCGATGATTCCGGGCTTCTGAGCCCGAGCCGCTGATCCCGAGCCGCAGAAAGACCCGCCGGGCCACTGCCCGGCGCGGGGCTGCGGCCGCCCGGGTCCCCCGGATCCCGCCCGGTTCGGGCTAGCTCTCCGTGTTGGCGGGACGAGCCTGCGCGGTCTCCTGGTTGGCGGCAGCAGTCGACGGAGGCGCGGTGTCCCCCGTGATCTCGGCCCGCACGTCGCCCTCGACCTCCTTGATCGAGCCCTTGAACTCACGGATCCCGCGGCCGAGAGAACTCCCGATCTCGGGAAGCCGCTTTGCGCCGAAGAGGAGCAGGATAGCGAGGAATACGAGCAGCAACTCCCATGGGCTCAGACCGAACATCTCAGACTCCTTGGTTGTGGCTCATCTCGGGCGCACGGTCAGAGAAGCGACCGGGCGAACCAGGCGACGAGCACGACCCCGACGACGCTCAACACGTTCAGGCGCAGGACGATCGGCCCCAGCGTGAATGCGAGCACCTTGAGATCGAATGCAAGCGGCTGCAGTGAAGCCGCGACCGTTGTAACAAAAAACTGACGCGCCGCTGACGGGGGCAACGTAACCGTCGCGAGTTCGGTGAGCAGCCCCCCGAGCACGAATCCCCCCGCGATGATGAGGACCAGGCGTATCGGGGAACGATGGCGTCGACTTCCGAAGTTCACTCGCTACCGTACTCTCTCGACTACGTAATCCACAGCGAGGCTCAGCGCCTCGAGGCACGGACTCGCCGGCAGGCGCCGGAGCCGGTCCCGAGCCCGGTCCGCCCGCGACCGCGCTTCCTCCCTGGCCGTCTCCACGCCTCCATGCGCTTCAACGAGATCCAGGATCTCCTGCACGGCTTCGGGGGAGGGTTCCGGGTCCGCGAAGAGCCCTTCGACGGCGCGTCGCTCCCCCCACTCCATCTTGGGCAAAGCGGCGATCAGGGGCAACGTTACCTTGTGTTCCTGCAGATCCTGTCCGCGCGGCTTCCCCATCACCCGTGTCGACGAGGAATAGTCGAGAAGATCGTCGACGATCTGGAACGCCATCCCCAGATGATGCCCGTACTCGCGCAGGGCGTCCCGGTATTGCGGCGCCCCCGACAGTGTCCCGAGTTCGCACGCCGCGGACATCAGGGACGCCGTCTTGTGCTCGCACAGCCTCTCGTAGTCGTCGCGCGTGAAGTCGAGGCCGTCGTGGAGCACGAGTTGCCGCATCTCCCCGATCGTCATGCGGTTCGCCGTGTCGGCGAGGAGGGCGACATGATCGAGCTTTCCGAGCGCAACGACCTCGATGACCGCCCGCGAATACAGGTAGTCTCCCGCGATGATCGCAACCTGGTGCGTCCAGCGATGGTTGACGGTGGGCCGGCCTCTTCGCCTTGCGGAGTGATCGACCGCATCGTCGTGCACGAGGGTCGCGACATGCAGCAGTTCGACGATGGCGCCCAGTTTCACGGCATCCGGGGAGGGGCGCCCTCCAACGCCGTTTGCGAGGAGGAGCAGAGTGGGCCGCAGGAGCTTCCCGGACCGCGCAAACAGGTAGTCGCCCACCTCGTCGAGGGCTTCGAACCCCGATGGCGCCATCCCGCGGAGCTCGCGCTCGACGGCAAGGAGCCGGTCCGCTACGGGCAGGCGGACGTGTTCCAGATCGATGGCGGTGGTCGGGAGCATACCCTCCTCGGTGCGCGAGCTGCGCATGAAGTGCACGGGAATGTTGGAAGGCCCGAGAGGAATGTCAAAAGCGCCGGGGGCCCAGCCCGCCGCCACCGAAACCGCCCTGGCCGTCCTGCGTCTGCTGGTCGTAGTCGAACTTGAGATCGGGCGCATCCTGGAGGCTCACGCTCATCTGGAAGATGAAGTTCCCGTTCGGCGAGCGGGCGAACATGAAGGTCGCGATCCAGCGGTGCAGGGAGCGGTCGAGCGTGATGAGGTGCTCCCCGAACTCCTTGTTGGTGAGGTTGTACGTCGTCCGCCAGGCGAGACGCCAGCTCGGCGACGGATTGAGCGAAAGGACCGCGTTGAGCGACTGCCGGTCCTGTGCACTCTGCTCCGCCCGGCCGCGCTGAAGGGAATAGGTCAGGGCCAGCGTCCACGGGCCGCCGGCCCGCAGGCCGGGGTCCGCCGGATCCGGATTCTCGTCGAAACTCTGCAGCCGGTATCGGGAGTCGGCCGCATTCCGCAGGCGGTTCTGGGGGTCGGATCCGCCGCCTCCACCCCCGCCGCCCAGTCCGAGCAGCCCGCCGAGACCGCTGGCCGAACTGAACGTGAAACTGCCCGTCAGGCTCGAAAGGATGGGGGCGAACATCCGATCCTCTCCGGTGCCGTCGAACAGGTCGAGAGACATGTTCAGGGACAATCCCCTGAGCAGATCCGAGTTGATGCGGTGCGACCAGCGGTCCGTCGTCAACGGCGACTCGTTCTCGCGGGACCAGTCGAAGGTGAGCGGACTCGAATTGATTCCCAGGAGGACGACGTTCCGGCGTGGCTGCGCGCGGCGCGGCGCATTGGGGTCCCCCGTGTCCGGTCCGGTGCCGGCCGGCGCCGCCTGCGGGGCGGCTGCCAGCCCCCGGGCAGCCTCGTCGGGATCCTCTTCGGCCGGTTCGGCCTCCGGCGCCTGCACTCCGGCCGAATCGCCGGCCGCCGCGAGGGAATCCGCCTCGGTCGTCGCCGCGCCGGACTCCAGGTCGGTCGAATCCGCTTCGAGCGAGCGGCCCTCCAGCAGCGCTTCCGCTTCGGGATCGAGTTCGACCTCCTCGCGCAGCTTGGCTTCGAAGGTCTGGTTCAGGGTGATGCGAAGCCGGTTCTCCTGCTTCGAGTTCGACACCGGAAACCCGGGGATCGCAAGCAGGGAGTCGGAGGCCTCCACGGCCGGCGAATAGTCGTAGTGAAAGCGCGGTGAGACCTTGTGGCGGATCCGCTCGAACGGGCCGACGCCGGGGAAGAACCCGTAGAGATCGGTGGACACCGCGGCTCCGAAGCGGAGACGCGTCGGCGCGGTGATGAAGTCTCCGTTCGTGTCGTCCGACTGAAACCGGCTCGCGTCGATGCTCAGGGTGGGACGAAGCGTCGTGCTCCCGACGAGATCGATCTGGTATTCCGCCTGCGCCCCGTAGTCCAGCTTCGAAACGCTCCCGGGCGTCGCGGAGGCCGTGGTGTCGGCGCCGGGCATCGGCTGGAACGGAAGTACGGTGTTCCGGTTGAAGTTCGTCCGTCCGCTGACCCCGAAGGAGCCGATGCGGATGGCGCTGTTCGCGGACGCCACCTCGGTTCTCTTGCCGTCGTTCTCTTCCTGGGTCCGGTCGAGGCGCGAAGCGGAGAAGGCGCCGTTGACGACGATGTTGTTTAACGGCCCGCTCCGGTTGCGGGGCGCGCGGAAGAGGGTCAGTGGCGAGAAGGTCATCTGAAGCTTGGGCAGCGTGAGGTCCGTCCGCCCCTTCTGCGCCCCCAGATCCTGGCGCCGGCTTCCGCTCAGGTTGACGGACGCGAAGGGGAACCGGTGCTGGACTCCGACGTCCGACGCGATTCGTTGCGTCTGGACCGTCGGGTCGAAGGTCTGACGCTCGAAGACGCTCGTGTTCGAGATGAAGTTGGCGTTGACCCGTATGTCCGTGACGGGGGTCAGCTCGTGATTGTGGCGCATCTGAAACTGCAGGGTCTTCTCGTTCCCGAAACTGTAGCTCGCGATGACGTTGCCCCGGAAGAACTTCTTGATCGAGCGGTATCGGAAGGCTCCGTTGAGGCGCGTGAACCGTCCGCTGAACCAGTCGGCCGTCGCCTGCGCGTCCATGAAATCGTTCCCCGCGAAGTAATACCCGAAGTCGGTGATGCTCCGCCGGGCGTTGCTGGAGGACGCCACGACATCGTTGAACCCGAAGCGCGGGGGCAGGAAGCCGCTCCTGCGTTCCTCCCGGATGTCCTGCGCAAAGAAGGGAAGCCAGGCGACGGGCACGTTCTGGATGTAGAGGGTCACGGGCCAGGCCACGACGATGTCGTCCGAGACGACCTTGATCTGTCCGGCGCGGAAGTAGTAGTGCGGTTCGTCGAGGTCGCACGACGTGAAGTTCCCGGTCTCGACGAAGGCGGTGCCGGAACCCCGCATGGTCATGAGCCCCCTGATGAACCAGTCGGCGCCCTGCTGGGCGAACGACGTTCGCGCATCCACGACGGTGCCCTTGGTGGAGGAGACATCGTAGTTCAGACACTCGTCGGAGATCACGTTCTCCCCCTCCCCGGAGAGCGAGATGTTGCCGCACCCTCTCACAAACTGCAGACCCGCCTCGTAGGTGATCGTGTCCGCGTCGATCGTGGACTGCTCGTACATGACCTGTGCCTCTCGATTGAGCTGCACACGCTGCCGGTCGACGTCCAGCTCGACGCCGCGCCCCTGATACTGGATGGCCTGATAGCCCGGCTCCCCGAGGAGTTGTCCGAAGATGTCGTCCTGTTGAGGGAAGGGGGGGTCCGGCGGACCGGCATCGACGGTGTCGGCGACCACCGAATCCGCGACCGCGGCCGCCACGGCGCTCGAATCGCCGACCGCTGGAGAGTCAACCGCTGCCGAGTCGCCGACCGCTGCCGAGTCGCCGACCGCTGCGGAATCGCCGGCCGCCGTCGAATCCGCCACGGGCACGTCCAGCGTATCCCGCGCGGTGGAATCCCGGGGCACGGAGTCCTGCGGCAGGGAGTCCCGCCCTGCGACCACCACCGTGTCGGTGTCCGCCCGTGCCGTGAACTCGAGGGGGCGGGCTCCCGCGGGCGCGGCGCGCGCGGTTTCGGTTGCGCCGAGACCGCCGAGCAGGGCCGCCAGCGCGAGGAGCGTGCGCAGCCTCAGACCGAGCTTCCTTCCCCCGATGTCCCCTCCGCGGCCCGCTCCTCCCGGCGCCGCCGGAGCACGCGGGTCATGATCACGGACACCTCGTAGAGAAACATCATCGGCAGCATCATCGCGAGCATCGTGTACGGGTCGGCGGGCGTGAGGAAGGCCGAGACCACAGCCATCACGACGATCGCGTGACGCCGGTACTTCGCGAGCCCCTCCGGCGTCACGATCCCGAGCAGCGACAGGAAGACGAGCGCCACCGGCAACTCGAAGATGAGCCCGAACGCCAGGATCAACCGGACCGCGAAGGTCAGATACTCGTTGATCATGATGACGGGATTGAGCTGGTCGAAGGTGAAGAAATTGAGCAGGATCCTGAGCCCGAGCGGCAGGACCAGGAAGTACGCCATGGAGATGCCGGCGATGAAGAGGATGGTTCCGGAGGCGATCGCCGGGATGGCGAACCTGCGCTCGCTTTCGTACAGGGCCGGCGAGAGGAAACCCCAGGCCTGCCAGGCGAGGTAGGGGAAGGCCGCGATGAGGCCCACGATGAAGCCGAGCTTGAGGATGGTGATGAACGGCGTCGTCACACTGGAGTAGTTCAGCGCCTCGCCCGGGAGGAGATCCGCGATCGGCCGCTGGACGATGCCGAGCACGTCCAGCTGCGTGACGGCCACGAGCCCGATGACCATGCCGACCAGGAGCGCGAGGAGCGCCCGGATCAGGCGGGTGCGAAGCTCATCCAGGTGATCCAGGAAGGGCATCTCCGCCTGATTGGTCGCACCCTGGGTCTGTCGCCGCAGCCTCATCGGCCCTGGTCGCCTCCTGCCGAGAACAGATCGACTTGCCCGGCCGCGCTGTGCCCGGCGCGTCGGAGCAGTTGTCCGAGTTGTCGCACTTCTTCCATGAACTCCGTGGTGTCCTGGAAGTTCCGATACACGCTGGCGAAGCGCACGTACGCAACCTGGTCCAGCGCGCGGAGCCGTTCCATGACGAGTTCTCCCAGCCGCAGGCTCGCGATGTCCCGCAGGTCCTCGGCCGCCATCTGGCCTTCGACTTCATCCACGAGAAGCTCGATATCGTGGTTCGACACGGGTCGCTTCGCGCAGGCCACGCGGATGGAGGCGAGGAGCTTCCCGCGGTCGTAGGTCTCCGAGCCACCGTCCTTCTTCATGACGAGCAGAGGCTCTTCCTCGGCCTGTTCGTAGGTCGTGAAGCGTTCGCCGCAGGAGAGGCACTCGCGCCGGCGGCGGATGACCCGGCCGCCGCGACTCGTGCGGGAGTCGACGACCCGCGCCTCCGGATGGTTACAGCGGGGACACTGCACGGTAGCCTGCCGTCACCGGACTAGTGTGGTGTCGCAGAAATCCCACGGCCAT
The DNA window shown above is from Candidatus Palauibacter polyketidifaciens and carries:
- the nrdR gene encoding transcriptional regulator NrdR, encoding MQCPRCNHPEARVVDSRTSRGGRVIRRRRECLSCGERFTTYEQAEEEPLLVMKKDGGSETYDRGKLLASIRVACAKRPVSNHDIELLVDEVEGQMAAEDLRDIASLRLGELVMERLRALDQVAYVRFASVYRNFQDTTEFMEEVRQLGQLLRRAGHSAAGQVDLFSAGGDQGR
- a CDS encoding twin-arginine translocase TatA/TatE family subunit, with protein sequence MFGLSPWELLLVFLAILLLFGAKRLPEIGSSLGRGIREFKGSIKEVEGDVRAEITGDTAPPSTAAANQETAQARPANTES
- a CDS encoding polyprenyl synthetase family protein yields the protein MLPTTAIDLEHVRLPVADRLLAVERELRGMAPSGFEALDEVGDYLFARSGKLLRPTLLLLANGVGGRPSPDAVKLGAIVELLHVATLVHDDAVDHSARRRGRPTVNHRWTHQVAIIAGDYLYSRAVIEVVALGKLDHVALLADTANRMTIGEMRQLVLHDGLDFTRDDYERLCEHKTASLMSAACELGTLSGAPQYRDALREYGHHLGMAFQIVDDLLDYSSSTRVMGKPRGQDLQEHKVTLPLIAALPKMEWGERRAVEGLFADPEPSPEAVQEILDLVEAHGGVETAREEARSRADRARDRLRRLPASPCLEALSLAVDYVVERVR
- a CDS encoding tetratricopeptide repeat protein produces the protein MAADDQTVEIEQLLRRGESEPRTHTFARLADLYRQAGERERALAVIRDGLREHPYYLDARLLHARVLLELGDEEAARIEFEHILTLDPANPLACIALGVERVETKADGSGGSSTDDWLEVLEETWRGAEAAGRAAPMGDAAGAAPVPTKSIETSTLAGLYASQGLFDRAIVVYEQMLSRNPDDAELIAAIAEMRRRAGEAGEPREVPPAPEATEAADPAVPESIGEQLRRILDGEAPAGSD
- a CDS encoding peptidyl-prolyl cis-trans isomerase; this translates as MRKMRGSASLVMGIMAAAFVGWLVFDGINAMQGGNLGGQINPVVGQVGGQDIRYNEWNIFLQNQLAVSRAADRGMTDEDVRVVTERAWESLISATLIQAELDRLGVSVSDAEVRQAFLTQPPQEMLSYPGFQTDGQFDIDKYRRFFTDPATDETQLLQIEGYYRSILPRAKLQTLVQSGIYVSEEEAWRFYRDTNERARVRFVRVDPALTVEDSEVSVSEDEVRQVYDERVDELIRPASARVNLVSISLRPSVADSLAARERAAALADRVRGGEDFAEVAMAESADSISGVEGGFMGKRPTSAFDPRLAEVAADAPLGQATDPVETPFGLHVLQVDERTADSLALRQIYVPFEISGATEDSVFTLLDDLEDLALRTDLLTAGDSLGVTIRTDVQLLDGVDFIPGAGQLGVAREWALGPESEIGDLSDSFENPSGFHLLELLGRRDESTIPFEEAGVGIRAELLVEKKKERAAEVAGGLLAAVAAGSSLDEAAEELGWSVEETGLFRRGDFVPGLGQGTEAVGFGFGAEVGEFSGVLDAGDAVVVVEVLEREETTREGFDEVRDAVLGQLSFERSQQYVQKWLVALREDTVVEDHRARLLLQQDAQPMIPGF
- the aroQ gene encoding type II 3-dehydroquinate dehydratase, with the translated sequence MRESIRIGVLNGPNLNLLGRREPHHYGTRTLAEIESLLRERADAGGASLIFLQSNDEGEIVDWVQANTGAVDAWLVNAAALTHTSVALRDALAGSGRPFVEVHLSNVFAREPFRHTSLLSDLAIGVITGFRVSSYLFGLEALIQHLRGSAEAEAE
- the tatC gene encoding twin-arginine translocase subunit TatC produces the protein MRLRRQTQGATNQAEMPFLDHLDELRTRLIRALLALLVGMVIGLVAVTQLDVLGIVQRPIADLLPGEALNYSSVTTPFITILKLGFIVGLIAAFPYLAWQAWGFLSPALYESERRFAIPAIASGTILFIAGISMAYFLVLPLGLRILLNFFTFDQLNPVIMINEYLTFAVRLILAFGLIFELPVALVFLSLLGIVTPEGLAKYRRHAIVVMAVVSAFLTPADPYTMLAMMLPMMFLYEVSVIMTRVLRRRREERAAEGTSGEGSSV
- a CDS encoding putative LPS assembly protein LptD, coding for MPRDSTARDTLDVPVADSTAAGDSAAVGDSAAVGDSAAVDSPAVGDSSAVAAAVADSVVADTVDAGPPDPPFPQQDDIFGQLLGEPGYQAIQYQGRGVELDVDRQRVQLNREAQVMYEQSTIDADTITYEAGLQFVRGCGNISLSGEGENVISDECLNYDVSSTKGTVVDARTSFAQQGADWFIRGLMTMRGSGTAFVETGNFTSCDLDEPHYYFRAGQIKVVSDDIVVAWPVTLYIQNVPVAWLPFFAQDIREERRSGFLPPRFGFNDVVASSSNARRSITDFGYYFAGNDFMDAQATADWFSGRFTRLNGAFRYRSIKKFFRGNVIASYSFGNEKTLQFQMRHNHELTPVTDIRVNANFISNTSVFERQTFDPTVQTQRIASDVGVQHRFPFASVNLSGSRRQDLGAQKGRTDLTLPKLQMTFSPLTLFRAPRNRSGPLNNIVVNGAFSASRLDRTQEENDGKRTEVASANSAIRIGSFGVSGRTNFNRNTVLPFQPMPGADTTASATPGSVSKLDYGAQAEYQIDLVGSTTLRPTLSIDASRFQSDDTNGDFITAPTRLRFGAAVSTDLYGFFPGVGPFERIRHKVSPRFHYDYSPAVEASDSLLAIPGFPVSNSKQENRLRITLNQTFEAKLREEVELDPEAEALLEGRSLEADSTDLESGAATTEADSLAAAGDSAGVQAPEAEPAEEDPDEAARGLAAAPQAAPAGTGPDTGDPNAPRRAQPRRNVVLLGINSSPLTFDWSRENESPLTTDRWSHRINSDLLRGLSLNMSLDLFDGTGEDRMFAPILSSLTGSFTFSSASGLGGLLGLGGGGGGGGSDPQNRLRNAADSRYRLQSFDENPDPADPGLRAGGPWTLALTYSLQRGRAEQSAQDRQSLNAVLSLNPSPSWRLAWRTTYNLTNKEFGEHLITLDRSLHRWIATFMFARSPNGNFIFQMSVSLQDAPDLKFDYDQQTQDGQGGFGGGGLGPRRF
- a CDS encoding DUF4321 domain-containing protein, producing MNFGSRRHRSPIRLVLIIAGGFVLGGLLTELATVTLPPSAARQFFVTTVAASLQPLAFDLKVLAFTLGPIVLRLNVLSVVGVVLVAWFARSLL